The following proteins are encoded in a genomic region of Endomicrobiales bacterium:
- the nadD gene encoding nicotinate-nucleotide adenylyltransferase: protein MNVKKIGIFGGSFDPAHNGHIKLALLAQKQFNLNDVIFVPAKLAPHKQESFAAVKDRLAMLKLALKPYKNLKISSFELNQKSTTYTYQTVAHFKKLFASKELFFLLGVDSLSELVTWKNPEEIVSQCHILAAKRGNLNFNIPAFAKDSVSFLSRTMPNISSTQIRDKVKENKSIKTLVPPKVASYIKKNKIYQ from the coding sequence ATGAATGTAAAAAAAATTGGTATTTTTGGCGGTTCTTTTGACCCTGCACACAACGGACACATAAAACTTGCCCTTTTAGCTCAAAAGCAATTTAACTTAAATGACGTTATATTTGTACCTGCAAAGCTTGCACCACACAAACAGGAAAGTTTTGCCGCAGTAAAAGACCGCCTTGCAATGTTAAAACTTGCATTAAAACCATATAAAAATTTAAAAATAAGTTCTTTTGAATTGAATCAAAAAAGCACAACTTACACATACCAAACCGTAGCACATTTTAAAAAACTATTTGCAAGTAAAGAACTTTTCTTTTTACTCGGGGTTGACTCGTTAAGCGAACTTGTTACCTGGAAAAACCCAGAGGAGATTGTCTCGCAATGCCACATTTTGGCTGCAAAGCGCGGGAATTTAAACTTTAATATACCAGCTTTTGCTAAGGACTCCGTGTCTTTTTTAAGCAGAACAATGCCAAACATTTCATCAACACAAATACGCGATAAAGTAAAAGAAAATAAATCTATTAAAACACTTGTGCCACCTAAAGTTGCGTCATACATTAAAAAAAATAAAATATATCAATGA
- the yqeK gene encoding bis(5'-nucleosyl)-tetraphosphatase (symmetrical) YqeK, with product MKITSKTIKYYLKTRLSPGRFSHTLATLKLAQVLAKKHKTNLTNTFIAALLHDTGKQFDKAAMKAYAISHKVSVPNLKQTIKNSPALLHSFISAHIAKNVFGIKNTSVLNAIAFHTLGDPNMDTLAKIIYLADAASPDRSYKGVNDIRQTALTNLDSALMMAQGTKIAHVLEKKAWLHPKALESWNAFVLTCSENQK from the coding sequence ATGAAAATAACTTCTAAAACCATTAAATACTATCTTAAAACCCGCCTTTCGCCTGGGCGTTTTAGCCACACACTTGCCACACTCAAACTTGCGCAAGTGCTTGCAAAAAAACATAAAACCAATTTAACAAATACATTCATTGCCGCACTGTTGCACGACACAGGAAAACAGTTTGATAAAGCTGCTATGAAAGCTTACGCGATTAGTCACAAAGTTAGCGTACCAAACTTAAAGCAAACAATAAAAAACAGCCCGGCATTACTGCACAGTTTTATAAGCGCGCATATTGCAAAAAATGTTTTCGGCATAAAAAACACATCTGTGCTAAATGCCATTGCATTTCACACATTGGGTGACCCAAACATGGACACACTTGCAAAAATTATTTATCTGGCAGATGCCGCCTCGCCTGACCGCTCTTATAAAGGTGTAAATGATATAAGACAAACTGCTTTAACAAACCTAGATAGCGCCTTGATGATGGCTCAAGGCACAAAGATTGCGCATGTTTTAGAAAAAAAAGCGTGGCTGCACCCAAAAGCCCTTGAGAGTTGGAATGCTTTTGTACTCACTTGTTCAGAAAACCAAAAATGA
- a CDS encoding LCP family protein produces MKSLIFKVLLLLFVLVIVVILYFSWRSPIAKALSTGERINALIIGTDLVDRSRHTDTLVFISYAPSTGFLDMISIPRDTHFSPTGYGFKKINEIFAYNYAKTQNSDFAAGQVRDGVEELFQNKVKIPYYFQIDYKNFKDILDIIGGVPLDVELNMDYQDKTGDLNIHLSTGTQILNGQKALEYVRFRSKEGDLGRITRQQKFIKAFLDKLKNPAVIWRLPQISSLVLRDVKTNLNSFDIFSAALELRKLQKSNIRTTQVPGSTKGAYWQPNTQNTIGLFEKIFSSSQTATTAEKLTTVEVWNASGRKALAERVMWMLRKNGFDVIDWGTLKIIQENTTITDFSGNIKAAQKLQGLIKCGDIISKYDLANGLVEIKVILGTDCQFEYKEQD; encoded by the coding sequence ATGAAAAGCTTAATTTTCAAAGTTCTATTATTACTTTTCGTATTAGTTATCGTAGTAATATTATATTTTTCGTGGCGAAGCCCTATTGCAAAAGCCCTAAGCACAGGCGAACGCATTAACGCCCTTATCATAGGTACTGACCTTGTTGACCGCTCCAGACATACCGACACGCTTGTTTTTATAAGCTATGCCCCATCAACTGGCTTCTTAGACATGATATCTATACCGCGTGACACACACTTTAGCCCAACTGGGTACGGCTTTAAAAAAATTAATGAAATTTTTGCCTATAACTACGCTAAAACACAAAACTCTGACTTTGCGGCAGGTCAGGTACGAGATGGGGTTGAAGAGCTATTTCAAAACAAAGTAAAAATTCCTTACTATTTTCAAATTGATTATAAAAACTTTAAAGATATATTAGATATTATCGGCGGTGTCCCGTTAGATGTAGAGTTAAATATGGACTATCAAGATAAAACGGGCGACTTAAATATTCATTTAAGTACTGGTACTCAAATTCTTAATGGACAAAAGGCACTTGAGTATGTGCGATTTCGCTCCAAAGAAGGCGACCTTGGCAGAATAACCCGTCAGCAAAAATTTATCAAGGCATTTTTAGATAAATTGAAAAATCCGGCGGTAATTTGGCGCTTACCGCAAATTAGCTCTTTGGTTCTAAGAGATGTTAAAACAAATCTTAATAGCTTTGATATTTTTAGCGCGGCATTAGAATTACGCAAACTTCAAAAAAGCAATATACGCACCACACAGGTGCCTGGCAGCACAAAAGGTGCTTACTGGCAGCCAAATACGCAAAATACGATCGGGCTTTTTGAGAAAATTTTTTCATCTTCGCAAACTGCAACTACAGCTGAAAAATTAACTACAGTTGAAGTTTGGAATGCATCGGGCAGGAAAGCTCTGGCAGAACGCGTTATGTGGATGCTGCGCAAAAACGGGTTTGATGTTATTGACTGGGGTACTTTAAAAATAATTCAGGAAAATACCACCATAACAGATTTTAGCGGCAACATTAAAGCTGCACAGAAACTACAAGGGCTTATAAAATGCGGAGATATAATTTCAAAATACGACTTGGCAAACGGCTTAGTTGAAATAAAGGTAATTTTAGGGACTGATTGCCAATTTGAGTACAAAGAGCAAGACTAA
- the rsfS gene encoding ribosome silencing factor, with protein sequence MENKKGRFLKLARAAARIADDKKASEVTVLSVTKLTTETDYVVIATTESAPQTSAIYQEIKGIFKKDFAILPLHFEMSATSSWSVLDFGGVLVHIMPARLRELYALDKIWANAGKIKY encoded by the coding sequence ATGGAAAATAAAAAAGGAAGATTTCTCAAGTTAGCAAGAGCTGCGGCAAGAATTGCGGATGATAAAAAAGCATCAGAGGTAACCGTATTAAGCGTAACGAAGCTTACTACTGAAACCGATTATGTGGTAATTGCTACAACCGAATCGGCCCCGCAAACAAGCGCGATTTACCAGGAAATTAAAGGAATTTTTAAAAAAGATTTCGCTATTTTGCCATTGCATTTTGAAATGAGCGCAACTTCATCGTGGTCGGTGTTGGATTTTGGCGGTGTGTTAGTTCACATAATGCCCGCAAGGTTAAGAGAGCTTTACGCTTTAGATAAAATTTGGGCTAATGCCGGTAAGATTAAGTATTAA
- the hisS gene encoding histidine--tRNA ligase, giving the protein MKFNAPRGTHDLYGDNAAKITKLESIARAVFKKYNYSEIRVPTFEDAGLFTRSIGETSDIVEKEMYVFSDRKGRKLALRPEGTASVVRSLIENNLDRTLASAKLFYMGSMFRYERPQAGRYREFFQIGAEYFGVSGPSADAEIILLAMQLLESAGVKDATVLINSLGCPACRPAFRQALLDCLKAKEGELCDDCAKRIERNPLRVLDCKIDSPKITTLPIMEEFLCAECKDHFEMVKALLNAAGCKFSVDSKLVRGLDYYNRTVFEVRSSKLGAQDAVAAGGRYDKLVNEIGGPNIAAVGFALGSERVIMVSDMLQAFKANKDVKTIFVATAGDTILKAFNFAALLRASANTKLIVEGPLAGVQLKAQLRLADKVQAAYAVIFGEEELKEDKVLLRDMKTGKQEVLSIDDTQKKCLE; this is encoded by the coding sequence ATGAAATTTAACGCGCCGCGCGGCACACATGATCTTTACGGTGATAATGCTGCAAAAATTACAAAGTTAGAAAGCATAGCCCGGGCAGTATTTAAAAAATATAACTACTCTGAAATCCGTGTGCCTACATTTGAAGATGCCGGGCTTTTTACGCGCTCAATAGGCGAAACCAGCGACATAGTTGAAAAAGAAATGTATGTATTTAGTGACCGCAAGGGCCGAAAACTTGCGCTAAGGCCTGAGGGCACGGCATCGGTTGTAAGGTCCCTCATAGAAAATAATTTAGACAGAACGCTTGCCAGCGCGAAACTTTTTTATATGGGTTCAATGTTTCGTTACGAACGCCCGCAAGCAGGCAGGTATAGAGAGTTTTTTCAGATAGGCGCGGAGTATTTTGGTGTTAGTGGGCCAAGCGCCGATGCCGAGATAATATTACTTGCCATGCAGCTTTTAGAAAGCGCGGGTGTGAAAGATGCAACGGTTTTAATTAACTCATTAGGATGCCCAGCATGCAGGCCTGCTTTTCGCCAAGCGTTACTTGATTGCCTAAAAGCAAAAGAGGGCGAGCTTTGTGATGATTGCGCAAAAAGAATTGAAAGAAACCCCCTGCGTGTATTAGATTGTAAAATTGACTCTCCAAAAATTACCACGCTTCCTATAATGGAGGAGTTTTTGTGTGCTGAGTGTAAAGATCACTTTGAAATGGTCAAAGCATTGCTTAACGCGGCTGGTTGTAAGTTTAGCGTAGATAGTAAACTTGTGAGAGGGTTAGATTATTATAATCGTACAGTTTTTGAGGTGCGCTCATCAAAGCTTGGGGCGCAAGATGCCGTTGCCGCTGGCGGCAGGTATGATAAGTTAGTTAATGAAATAGGCGGCCCAAACATTGCCGCTGTTGGTTTTGCTCTTGGCAGCGAGAGGGTTATTATGGTCTCAGATATGTTGCAGGCATTTAAGGCAAATAAGGATGTTAAAACTATTTTTGTCGCAACTGCAGGGGATACCATATTAAAGGCATTTAACTTTGCAGCTCTGCTTAGGGCAAGCGCAAACACTAAACTAATTGTAGAAGGCCCTCTTGCAGGAGTTCAATTAAAGGCACAGTTGCGTTTGGCCGATAAAGTGCAAGCCGCTTATGCGGTTATTTTTGGCGAAGAAGAGTTAAAAGAAGATAAAGTGCTTTTAAGGGATATGAAAACAGGCAAACAAGAAGTGCTTTCAATTGATGATACACAAAAAAAGTGCCTAGAATAA
- a CDS encoding phosphoglucomutase/phosphomannomutase family protein has translation MIKFGTSGWRGVIAEDFTFDGVRRVTHAISQYIKKQNNPNNEVIVGYDTRFLSDEFAKTASCILASNGIKALFCSRNTPTPVISYEIIRRKIAGGINFTASHNPSNYNGIKFSPTWGGPALPETTKVIETLANAPMQSGSKEISFESAQKSGLIEIINPRPQYLKRIKQLIDFKAIKKANLKIATDVLYGTGAGYLDDLLDTAGTMQKVINKQRDVLFGGHAPEPSEENLSELCALVKKESCHLGLATDGDADRFGILDTDGSFINPNETIALLLYHMIKSRGLKSGVVARSVMTTHLVDKVAQKFGIEVKETPVGFKYIGEIMVKEGKNFIIGGEESGGLTITDHVPEKDGIAACLLMAEMYAHTRKPLRKTLEEIFALVGRVVSGRKNFHLTQSRIEQLECELGCGLKSFAGLSVVSTITIDGFKFILSDGSWVGIRPSGTEPVVRFYAEAESNEKLKKLFIYGSKLMLDKTTKQ, from the coding sequence ATGATTAAATTTGGAACATCTGGTTGGAGAGGCGTTATAGCAGAGGACTTTACATTTGATGGAGTGCGGCGTGTAACGCATGCCATAAGCCAGTACATAAAAAAACAAAACAACCCAAACAATGAAGTTATAGTTGGTTATGACACAAGGTTTTTGTCAGATGAGTTCGCAAAGACCGCATCTTGTATACTTGCATCAAACGGCATAAAAGCATTATTTTGCAGCAGAAATACACCCACTCCGGTAATATCTTATGAAATAATACGCAGGAAGATAGCAGGTGGCATAAATTTTACAGCAAGCCACAATCCATCAAACTACAACGGTATAAAATTTTCACCCACTTGGGGTGGCCCGGCTTTACCTGAGACAACTAAGGTTATTGAAACACTTGCCAACGCTCCGATGCAATCCGGGTCAAAAGAAATCAGCTTTGAAAGTGCCCAAAAGTCAGGGCTTATTGAGATAATAAACCCAAGGCCGCAATACTTAAAAAGAATAAAACAATTGATAGATTTTAAGGCAATAAAAAAAGCCAACTTAAAAATTGCTACCGATGTGCTTTATGGCACTGGGGCCGGGTATTTAGACGATTTATTAGACACTGCCGGAACCATGCAGAAGGTGATAAACAAACAAAGAGATGTACTTTTTGGCGGCCACGCGCCGGAACCATCGGAAGAAAACTTAAGCGAGCTTTGCGCTCTTGTAAAAAAAGAGTCGTGCCATCTGGGGCTTGCAACTGATGGCGATGCAGACCGCTTCGGAATTTTAGATACAGACGGATCTTTTATTAACCCAAATGAAACAATCGCTCTTTTGCTTTATCACATGATAAAATCGCGTGGTTTAAAGAGCGGTGTTGTCGCAAGAAGTGTTATGACAACTCATCTTGTAGATAAAGTCGCGCAAAAGTTTGGCATTGAGGTAAAAGAAACCCCGGTCGGCTTTAAATACATTGGCGAGATAATGGTGAAAGAAGGCAAGAACTTTATAATAGGCGGAGAAGAGTCGGGCGGGCTTACAATTACAGACCATGTGCCGGAAAAAGACGGAATTGCCGCCTGCCTGTTAATGGCCGAAATGTATGCGCATACAAGAAAACCTCTTAGAAAAACCCTTGAGGAAATTTTTGCTTTAGTGGGTAGAGTTGTTTCGGGCAGAAAAAACTTTCATCTGACACAAAGCCGCATTGAGCAACTTGAGTGTGAACTTGGGTGCGGTCTTAAAAGTTTTGCGGGGCTATCTGTGGTAAGCACAATTACCATTGATGGCTTTAAATTTATTCTTTCAGACGGTTCATGGGTAGGCATCAGACCTTCAGGTACAGAGCCGGTGGTGCGCTTTTACGCGGAAGCAGAAAGCAATGAAAAGTTAAAGAAACTTTTTATTTATGGTTCCAAACTTATGTTGGATAAAACTACAAAACAATAA